One genomic region from Streptomyces sp. NBC_01304 encodes:
- a CDS encoding SGNH/GDSL hydrolase family protein has product MLRIMFVGDSQTIGSAGEHTWRHRMWQHLRTSYGAPFRIVGPRTALYDQATGAPDSYEYADPDFPQQHLAGWGEGWLHMTPLIGESVRAERADLLLISLGLIDLGFYTDAEQTAANARAFIAEARLANPRVAMAILPVIPNTRADTDADFAVEVDRFNELLAKLVADLDTDRSPLLLASPPAAYDINFDTYDGTHPSADGEHKLAAAFADAMYQGWELGGPYEAA; this is encoded by the coding sequence ATGCTCAGGATCATGTTCGTCGGCGACTCGCAGACCATCGGAAGCGCCGGCGAGCACACCTGGCGCCACCGCATGTGGCAGCACCTGCGGACCTCCTACGGCGCCCCCTTCCGCATCGTCGGCCCACGCACCGCGCTCTACGACCAGGCGACCGGCGCCCCGGACTCCTACGAGTACGCCGACCCTGACTTCCCGCAGCAGCACCTCGCGGGCTGGGGCGAGGGCTGGCTGCACATGACCCCGCTGATCGGCGAGAGCGTCCGCGCCGAGCGCGCGGACCTGCTCCTGATCTCGCTCGGCCTGATCGACCTCGGCTTCTACACGGACGCCGAGCAGACCGCCGCGAACGCCCGCGCCTTCATCGCCGAGGCCCGCCTCGCGAACCCCCGGGTGGCCATGGCGATCCTGCCGGTCATCCCCAACACCCGCGCCGACACCGACGCGGACTTCGCCGTCGAGGTCGACCGCTTCAACGAGCTCCTGGCCAAGCTGGTCGCCGACCTGGACACGGACCGCTCCCCGCTGCTGCTTGCCTCGCCCCCGGCGGCGTACGACATCAATTTCGACACGTACGACGGGACGCATCCCAGCGCCGACGGCGAGCACAAACTGGCGGCGGCCTTCGCCGACGCGATGTACCAGGGCTGGGAACTGGGCGGCCCGTACGAAGCCGCCTGA
- a CDS encoding ATP-binding cassette domain-containing protein yields MNPENGYAVQAEGLRKTYRTKQETKHALDGFDLTVHKGTVHGLLGPNGAGKTTAVRVLATLLKFDGGRALVAGLDVAKDPRAVRRRIGLTGQYAAVDETLSGRQNLEMFGRLFHLGGRRARLRAGELLEQFDLVEAAGKNAGDYSGGMRRRLDLAASMILAPEVLFLDEPTTGLDPRGRGEVWEAVRALVAGGTTVLLTTQYLEEADKLASRITVIDQGRAIADDTPDGLKNRVGGDRIEVVATEPADLARIAEVVARVCNGVPATDRPERRVHAPVRDRVAALTEVARTLQDEGIQVEDIGLRRPSLDDVFLRLTGHRTDSTETTGTAGTAVATATTQKEEVAA; encoded by the coding sequence GTGAACCCCGAGAACGGATACGCCGTGCAGGCCGAGGGCCTGCGCAAGACGTACCGGACCAAGCAGGAGACCAAGCACGCCCTCGACGGCTTCGACCTGACCGTCCACAAGGGCACCGTGCACGGACTGCTCGGGCCGAACGGCGCGGGCAAGACCACCGCCGTGCGGGTCCTCGCCACGCTGTTGAAGTTCGACGGCGGCCGGGCCCTGGTCGCGGGCCTCGACGTCGCGAAGGACCCCCGTGCGGTACGCCGCCGCATCGGTCTCACCGGGCAGTACGCGGCCGTCGACGAGACGCTCAGCGGGCGGCAGAACCTGGAGATGTTCGGCCGGCTCTTCCACCTCGGCGGGCGCCGGGCCCGGCTGCGGGCGGGCGAACTCCTGGAGCAGTTCGACCTGGTGGAGGCGGCCGGCAAGAACGCCGGGGACTACAGCGGCGGCATGCGGCGCCGCCTCGACCTCGCCGCCTCCATGATCCTCGCCCCCGAGGTGCTCTTCCTCGACGAGCCGACGACCGGCCTCGACCCGCGCGGCCGGGGCGAAGTCTGGGAAGCCGTACGGGCGTTGGTGGCCGGCGGCACCACGGTCCTGCTCACCACGCAGTACCTGGAGGAGGCCGACAAGCTCGCCTCCCGCATCACCGTCATCGACCAGGGCCGGGCCATCGCCGACGACACCCCCGACGGCCTCAAGAACCGCGTCGGCGGCGACCGCATAGAGGTCGTCGCCACCGAACCCGCCGACCTCGCGCGGATCGCCGAGGTCGTGGCCCGCGTCTGCAACGGCGTACCGGCGACCGACCGGCCCGAGCGCCGGGTGCACGCGCCCGTGCGGGACCGGGTGGCGGCCCTCACCGAAGTGGCCCGCACCCTGCAGGACGAGGGCATCCAGGTGGAGGACATCGGCCTGCGCAGGCCGAGCCTCGACGACGTGTTCCTGCGCCTTACCGGGCACCGTACGGACTCCACCGAGACGACAGGGACGGCAGGGACGGCAGTGGCGACAGCTACGACGCAGAAGGAAGAGGTCGCGGCATGA
- a CDS encoding WD40 repeat domain-containing protein, protein MRSLMGVTGAAALVLLTAAGPAAADDDESFTIKDPRITESSGLAASKQHPGIYWTHNDSDDGAFLYAVDAKTGDTVATVTMRGVGAPRDVEAVSIGPDGDLYVGDIGDNLGGKWDHVWIYRFPEPKELKDTTVKATQYDVKYEDGARDAEALMVHPKTGRVYIADKKRDSVGGLYEGPAELSTRGTNVFKRMADIDLWTTDGAFSPDGRKLVLRSYFEAAGYDWNDGKPKRAGRVDVPLQRQGESVTYAADGKALMFGSEGSESDVEPVAVEGASGNGDSNSPSKGGSSGDGGGGDNYKMGVLALAVAIVAAFGLKRLFRKR, encoded by the coding sequence ATGCGTTCACTCATGGGTGTGACCGGTGCTGCCGCCCTCGTCCTGCTGACGGCCGCGGGCCCCGCGGCCGCCGACGACGACGAGAGCTTCACGATCAAGGACCCGCGGATCACCGAGTCCAGCGGTCTCGCGGCGAGCAAGCAGCACCCCGGCATCTACTGGACGCACAACGACAGCGACGACGGCGCCTTCCTCTACGCCGTCGACGCGAAGACCGGCGACACCGTCGCCACCGTGACGATGCGGGGCGTCGGCGCCCCGCGCGACGTGGAGGCCGTGTCGATCGGCCCGGACGGGGACCTCTACGTCGGCGACATCGGCGACAACCTCGGCGGCAAGTGGGACCACGTGTGGATCTACCGCTTCCCCGAGCCCAAGGAGCTCAAGGACACCACGGTCAAGGCCACGCAGTACGACGTGAAGTACGAGGACGGGGCGCGCGACGCCGAGGCGCTGATGGTCCACCCGAAGACCGGGCGCGTGTACATCGCCGACAAGAAGCGGGACAGCGTCGGCGGGCTCTACGAGGGTCCCGCGGAGCTGAGCACGCGCGGCACCAACGTGTTCAAGCGCATGGCCGACATCGATCTGTGGACCACCGACGGCGCCTTCTCGCCGGACGGCAGGAAGCTCGTCCTGCGCAGCTACTTCGAGGCGGCCGGGTACGACTGGAACGACGGGAAGCCCAAACGCGCCGGCCGGGTCGACGTGCCGCTGCAGCGGCAGGGCGAGTCGGTGACGTACGCGGCCGACGGCAAGGCCCTGATGTTCGGGTCGGAGGGATCGGAGAGCGACGTGGAGCCGGTCGCCGTGGAGGGTGCGAGCGGCAACGGAGACTCCAACTCGCCCTCCAAGGGCGGCAGTTCCGGCGACGGCGGGGGCGGCGACAACTACAAGATGGGCGTCCTCGCCCTCGCCGTCGCGATCGTGGCGGCCTTCGGACTCAAGCGACTCTTCAGGAAGCGCTAG
- a CDS encoding PPOX class F420-dependent oxidoreductase: MTNPSESPSPALVPFVKQYAVLLTSHKKDGSGVGTPVNIAVEGDHAYFRTYGKSWKVKRMRNNPEVEICPSTMRGVQTGPEIKARVRLLDRGGEEERRARRAILRKYPVMHGFLVPLSCRIRRDRPLHYEVRVLGE; the protein is encoded by the coding sequence ATGACGAACCCCAGCGAAAGCCCGAGCCCCGCGCTCGTACCCTTCGTCAAGCAGTACGCCGTCCTCCTCACCTCGCACAAGAAGGACGGCTCCGGCGTCGGTACGCCCGTGAACATCGCGGTCGAGGGCGACCACGCGTACTTCCGCACCTACGGCAAGTCCTGGAAGGTCAAGCGGATGCGGAACAACCCCGAGGTGGAGATCTGCCCCTCGACCATGCGCGGCGTGCAGACCGGACCCGAGATCAAGGCCCGGGTGCGGCTGCTCGACCGAGGCGGCGAGGAGGAGCGCCGCGCGCGCCGGGCGATCCTCCGCAAGTACCCGGTCATGCACGGCTTCCTGGTCCCGCTGTCGTGCAGGATCAGGCGGGACCGCCCGCTGCACTACGAGGTGCGGGTGCTGGGCGAGTAG
- a CDS encoding carboxymuconolactone decarboxylase family protein: protein MERVASTMGGKVPDAVARLAESPELLNNFLQLTKVFESCTLEPVAREVVVMTVATRNDCHICVTMHTGKLRQLGAGTDVITALRKEQPLDDERLEAVRQFTLEVLATNGGVGDDELKAFLAHGYTERNALEVVLGIGTYTMSTLANRLVRAT from the coding sequence CCATGGGCGGCAAGGTCCCGGACGCCGTCGCCCGGCTCGCGGAGTCTCCCGAACTGCTCAACAACTTCCTGCAGTTGACCAAGGTCTTCGAGAGCTGCACCCTCGAACCGGTCGCCCGCGAGGTCGTCGTCATGACCGTCGCCACCCGCAACGACTGCCACATCTGCGTGACCATGCACACCGGCAAGCTCCGTCAGCTGGGCGCGGGCACGGACGTCATCACGGCCCTGCGCAAGGAGCAGCCGCTGGACGACGAACGACTGGAAGCCGTACGGCAGTTCACCCTCGAAGTCCTCGCCACCAACGGCGGCGTGGGCGACGACGAGCTCAAGGCCTTCCTGGCCCACGGCTACACCGAGCGCAACGCCCTGGAAGTCGTCCTCGGCATCGGCACGTACACGATGTCGACCCTCGCCAACCGCCTCGTCCGCGCCACCTGA
- a CDS encoding TetR/AcrR family transcriptional regulator: protein MSSTKGTETSGSGDIARSLELLWGTGARPSRGPKPALTLDRIVSTAVALADAEGLDAVSMRRLSTELGTGTMSLYRYIPGKAELLDLMLDRVQGESLGDGTATAPADWRLSIECLAREHLALFRRHPWLLKVNQARTVLGPSALRGLELVLGPLRTMGLRDPELISVIIAVQSYTQGIARMELEAAEAVKETGLSDEEFWGRQQPFLEKAMLSGEFPLMASLSEDTFGTDFDHFEFGLKALIDGFQALVSQRSEE from the coding sequence ATGAGCAGCACGAAGGGCACGGAAACCAGCGGCAGCGGCGACATCGCGCGCAGCCTGGAACTCCTGTGGGGCACGGGCGCCCGGCCCAGCCGCGGCCCCAAGCCGGCCCTGACCCTCGACCGGATCGTGTCGACGGCCGTCGCGCTCGCCGACGCCGAGGGCCTGGACGCCGTCTCGATGCGCCGGCTCTCCACCGAGCTGGGCACCGGCACGATGTCGCTGTACCGGTACATCCCCGGCAAGGCGGAGCTGCTCGACCTGATGCTGGACCGGGTGCAGGGCGAGTCCCTCGGCGACGGCACGGCGACCGCGCCTGCGGACTGGCGGCTCTCCATCGAGTGCCTGGCCCGCGAACACCTCGCGCTGTTCCGCCGCCACCCCTGGCTGCTCAAGGTCAACCAGGCCCGCACCGTCCTCGGCCCGAGCGCGCTGCGCGGACTGGAGCTAGTGCTCGGACCGCTGCGCACGATGGGCCTGCGCGACCCCGAGCTGATCTCCGTGATCATCGCGGTGCAGAGCTATACGCAGGGCATCGCCCGCATGGAACTGGAGGCGGCCGAGGCGGTCAAGGAGACCGGTCTGAGCGACGAGGAGTTCTGGGGACGCCAGCAGCCCTTCCTCGAAAAGGCCATGCTCAGCGGCGAGTTCCCACTGATGGCCTCGCTCTCCGAGGACACCTTCGGCACGGACTTCGACCACTTCGAGTTCGGCCTGAAGGCTCTGATCGACGGCTTCCAGGCACTGGTTTCACAGCGCAGCGAAGAGTGA